The following are encoded in a window of Castanea sativa cultivar Marrone di Chiusa Pesio chromosome 5, ASM4071231v1 genomic DNA:
- the LOC142636865 gene encoding zinc finger CCCH domain-containing protein 1-like — translation MSTEAKEESEKPIFQFESSKEIQVEHDSRATATLETETEFSRDACALRERSLKQAEEALKGRGKSSGDEKFYKGIHGYTNYKAGFRREQTFASEKACGAHGPLRASAHIRVSMRFDYQPDICKDYKETGYCGYGDSCKFMHDRGDYKFGWQMEKEWDEAEKASKRNLALGLDDEDDGGVDPGEEDDEDDSLPFACFICRQPFVDAVVTKCKHYFCEHCALKHHAKNKKCFVCNKPTLGIFNTAHEILKRIAVDGK, via the exons ATGTCTACTGAAGCAAAAGAAGAATCTGAGAAGCCAATTTTTCAGTTTGAGTCTTCAAAAGAAATTCAAGTTGAACATGATAGCAGAGCGACAGCAACTCTAGAAACTGAGACCGAGTTCTCAAGAGATGCTTGTGCATTGCGTGAGAGATCTCTTAAGCAAGCAGAGGAGGCTTTAAAGGGGAGAGGAAAAAGCTCTGGGGACGAAAAGTTTTATAAAGGCATTCATGGATATACTAATTACAAGGCTGGTTTCCGAAGAGAGCAAACATTTGCTAGTGAGAAAGCTTGTGGGGCACATGGGCCTTTGAGGGCTTCTGCTCACATACGAGTTTCTATGAGATTTGATTATCAACCAGACATATGTAAGGATTACAAAGAGACTGGTTACTGTGGGTATGGAGATTCCTGTAAGTTTATGCATGATCGAGGGGATTACAAGTTTGGTTGGCAAATGGAGAAGGAGTGGGATGAAGCAGAGAAAGCAAGTAAGAGAAATCTAGCTTTGGGATtagatgatgaggatgatggcgGTGTAGACCCTGGTGAGGAAGATGACGAAGATGATTCGTTGCCCTTTGCATGTTTCATTTGTAGGCAGCCTTTTGTCGATGCTGTTGTAACCAAGTGCAAGCACTATTTCTGTGAGCATTGTGCATTAAAG CATCATGCGAAGAACAAGAAATGCTTTGTTTGCAACAAACCTACTCTTGGCATTTTCAATACAGCTCATGAGATACTCAAAAGGATTGCTGTGGATGGTAAATAA